The sequence below is a genomic window from Cryobacterium arcticum.
CGCGCCGGTCAGAAGCGCTTGCAGGTCGTTGACCACGCCGTCGAGGTCGAGTCCGCCGTAGAGGGTGCGGAACACCATCCCGGCCGTCGTGCCGGCGATCACGGTCGCCCAGCCCAGCGCCCGGCCGCCGGCCACGAGCGCGGCCGCCGCCGCTGCACCGGTGGCCGACAAGGTCCACGGAATGCGATCGATCCCCTCAGCGGGCACCGCTGCCGGGAAGGTGACCAGGGTCATCCAGTACAGGGCCACGGCCAGCAGGGCGAGCAGGCGCAGCGTCAGATCCGAGACCCGGCGGGCGATGACGCCGGCCACGAGCGTGACGACGGCGGCGAGCCAGGCGATCATCAGCGACCACAGGGGGAACTGCCCCTGCCCGCCCTTCAGCAGGAAGGTCAGGTGAACGGCGAGGACGATCACGATGAGTAACGCCGAGTCGACGACGAGGATGCGTCGCGCCGAGCGCTCAGCCGTACCGATGCCCGCGGCCCGGCCGGTGCTAGTCACGCCGGGGCGCCTGCACGTAGCCGTCTTCGATGCCGCGTTGGTAGAGCTCCACCTTGGTCGCGGCCGACCGACCGAGCCGGTGGTACAGGGAGCGGATGCGGCGGAGATGGTCGTTGACCGTGTTCTCGGAGATGAACAGACGCTCCGCCACCCCACGGGCGCCCAAGCCCGACGCGTAGAGGCTGAGTACCTCGCGCTCCCGGAACGTCAGCGGAGCAGCGGCAAGCAGCGGGTCCGTGTCAAGGGCCGACGCCCACTCCGTGGTGGGCACCAGTTCGCCCCTCGCCGCGGTCTGCACCGCTTCGACGAGGGCCTGCCGGGGTGTGGACTTGCGCACGATGCCGAGCACCTCGGCCCGAGATGCGTTCCGCACCAGGAACGGGTCTTCACCGGAAGTGAGCACGAGCACATCGGCCCCCCAGTCGCGGATCAACCGCACGTTCTCGGCCGGGTCGGTGCCGTCCCGCAGGATCAGGTCGAGCAGCACGAGGTCGGCGTCGCGCATCCGGCGCACCAGGCCGGCCACGGATGTGGCATGGCGGGCGAACACCAGCCCGTCGGCCTCGTCGACCAAATTCTGCACCGCCAGGGCGACCAGCTCGTGGTCATCGACGATCGCGACCCTCGTCGTGGCCCTCATCTGTGCTCCTGATCTGTGGCGCTGCCCGCGTTGCCCCCGTAGGAGGGGAGGTGACCGGGCCTTATCGTCAGAATAGCGGTGCCGGAGGCCGGTTTTGTAACCCCGTCGGGGTACACGGGGAGTCAGTGTCGAATCGTGACGGCGGCGGGGGAGGGCCCCCTGGGTATCCGCACCGGTCAGTCCCGGCGCCACGCCTCGCCGAGGGAGCTGCGCCGCGGGATCAGATCCGGTCTGATGACGACGGTGCGTTTCAGCGTGGAGGGGCCGCCCTGGATCTCATTGATGAGCAGCTGGGCTGCAACCCGCCCCATCTCCTCGCCGTGCTGGCTGATCGTGGACACGGGAATCGCGCTCTCGGAGGCGAAGTGGTTGTTGTCGTATCCGGTGAAGGCAATGTCGTTCGGCACCTCGTATCCGTGGTGCTCGTCGAGCGCTTGGATCGCACCCACGGCGAGCAGGTCCGAGGCTGCGATGGCGCCGTCGAAGAACCCCGCCGGCCGAGACAGAATGTCCTGGCCGGCCTGCCGTCCGTGCGTCATTCTGAGCCCGCGCGTTTCGATGTGTTCGAGGGTGACGCCCGGGATTTCGGCCACCGCAGCCTGCGCTCCGGCAAGGCGTTGGGCCACGGCCGTGAGCATGAGCGGGCCGCCGAGGAACACCAGTCGGGTGCGGCCGAGCCCGATGAGATGGCGGGCGGCCTCGTATCCTCCGTGCACCTCGTCGGCGACGACGCCGGAGTACGTTCCGGCCTCTGAGGCGTAGTTCACCAACACCAGCGGCGTCGTGCTCAACACCGAGTTGGTGCGCACGACCGCGGTGTCCAGCGGTGCCAACAACACCCCGGCGACCCTGGACTGTTCAAAAAGGCTGATGTTCAGCGACTGTTTCGCAACGTCCACATCGGAGTTCGCGATGAGCAGGTTCATGCCGTGCTGTCGCACCGTGGCTTCGGCACCGCGGGCGATGTCGACGAAGAGCGAGTTGCTGAGGTCGGCAAGGACAATTCCAATGGTGTTGCTCGTTCCAGCGGCGAGGGACCTGGCGGCATCGTTCCGCACGAATCCGAGCTCGGCGATCGATGCCAAGACTCGACGGCGGGTGCCCTCCTTGACCTTCTCCGGCCTGTTGAGCACGTTCGAGACCGTGCCCAGCGCCACCCCGGCGTGCCGGGCGACATCCGTCATACTCGGTGCCGATCTCCCGGCAACTCTTCGGGCTTGTGCCACCGGATCCATTTCCTCGTGCCGGGCGGCGCGGCGCCGCGTGTCAAAATGCTCGTCTTCTCCGCTCCCGTCACCACGGCGAAAATGAAGCGTTCCAAAACGATACCGTAGATGTGTTGACAGATGCGCGAAGACACCGTTACCTTCTTGTGAAACGCTTCAATTGTGAGGCTTCGCATTCAAGGAGGAATTGTGATCACAGCATTGACATCACGGCGGCGGCGTTTTCTGCCCCTCGTGGCCGTCCTCGGGGCAGGGACCCTCGCGCTCAGCGCCTGCGGCCCGGCCGGCGGCGGAAGCGGCGCAGCGAGCGGCACATTCAGCTACCTCGGGCAGACCGAGAACACCACCATCATCGGCACGTTGGAGAGCCTGGCCGCTGGGCAGTGCGCGACGGAGAACGACGCTGCCCCTCTGACTCCCGACAAGGCGGCTGGGCTGCAGTTCGACCAGAAGCTGCAACTCCTGGCCGGCCAGGATGCCCTCTCGAACATGTCGATGGCGGCGGGAACGCCGTCGCTGATGCAGCAGTTCATCGATGCCGGCCAGGTCGTCGACCTGTCGGCCGAGTTGGACAAGCTGGGCGTGACCGACAAGATCCTGCCGGCGGCGGAATCCACCATCAAGGCGCTCTACGGGCAGGACGCGCTGTATTCCCTGCCGACCGAGTTCAACATCGAGGGCTTCTGGTACAACAAGGCACTCCTGGCCGACAACGGCGTCGACGTGCCCACCACCTGGGACGATCTCGTGGCCGCTGCAGACACTCTGCAGGGCGCGGGGGTTCAGCCCTTCTCCGTCGACGGCAAGGACGGCTGGCCGGTCACCCGCCTGGTGGGCAACTACATCGCCCGCGACCTCGGCCCGGATGCCCTGAAAGACGTGGCCGACGGCAAGGCGAAGCTCACCGACCCGGAGTATGTCAAGGCCGCGGACGCCGTGGCGGCTCTGGGCACGGCCGGTTACTTCGGCGAAGCGATCGGATCGATCGACTACAACGCCGCCATGAACCAATTCCTCACCGGGAAGTCGGCTTTCTTCTACATGGGCAGCTGGGCGCTGGCGAACTTCAACGATGAGGCACAGAACACCATCGGAGCCGACAACATCGGCTTCGCGCCGTTCCCGGAGGTCGCCGGCGGCAAGGGATCGATCGACCAGGTTCCGGCGAACGTGGGCGTCCCGGTGATGTTCGCACAGAAGAACTTCGGCGCCGACCAGGAAGCCTGGCTGAAGTGCATCGTCGCCAACTACGGCGACACCGTGCTCACCGATAGTGGGGTGGTGTCGGGCTTCGCGCTCGACAACCCGCCGACGGACCTTCCGGAGACGACCCAGACCGTTCAGCAGGTGATCCAGGATGCGCCGTCCAGCATCCTCTGGTTCGAGGCTCTGTTCACCTCGAAGGGCACCAGCGTCAGCCAGACGAACGGCGGAGGCCTCGGAAGCGGAACGCTCAGCGGAGCCGACTTCATGGAGCTCGTGCAGGACGCAAACGACGAGGGCTAACCGGCTTCCCCACCACCCTGGGGGCGCGGTGTCCATGCCGCGCCCCCACACCATCCGACGCTGCTCCGCAGCCGACAGTGAGAAAGAACCATGGAAAGAGTCCTCGGCGACAAGCGCGCCATCCTGATCCTCCTCGGGCCGGCCCTGCTGGTCTATTCGCTCATCATGCTCGTGCCGATCGTCTGGTCCCTCGGCTACACGGTGTTCGACGGCAACCCGATCATCGGCTTCACCTTCAACGGATTCGGCAACTTCGCCAAGTTCTTCCAGGACCCGGCCGCGTGGAGCGCCATCTGGTTCACCGTTCGCTTCGCCATCGTCATGACCGTGCTGCAGGTCGGCGCCGGCTTCGGACTCTCCCTGCTCTACGTCTTCTGGCTGAAGAGGTCCTCCTCGGCCATCCGCACCATCATCTTCTTCCCGATCGTGCTGCCGACGGTGGCCGTCGCCCTGCTGTTCCAACGCCTCTTCGAAGCTGCGCCGACCACGGGACCGGTCAACTCCTTCCTGAAGCTGTTCGGCATGAACTCGGTCGACTGGTTCGGCACCCCAGACGCATCCTTTTGGATTCTGCTACTCATGGGCCTCTGGCAGTCCATGGGCTTCTACGGAGTCCTGCTGTATGCCGGCCTTCTGGACATCCCCGAGGAAATGCTCGAGTCTGCGCGCTTGGACGGCGCAGGCGGCTGGAAGCTCATCCGCACGATCGTTCTGCCGCTCTCCCTCCCGGTGCTCCTGTCGTCGATCATCTTCAGCATCAACGGCACCCTCAAGGTGTTCGACAGTGTCGTCGCGCTCACCAACGGCGGGCCCGGAAACGCCACGACTCCTCTGACGCTGTACATGTTCCAGACCTCGTTCACCTACGGGCAGTACGGGTACGGAAGCACGATCGCCCTCATGCTGACGATCCTCTGCCTGCTCTTCACCGTCTTCATCTTCCGGTCCACACGGCGCGACATCACGAAGGGCTGACCCATGGCCATCGACACCACAACCATCCGCCCACGCGGCACCCGTCCAGCATCCGACCGCCGGGATGTCCCGCGCAGCCGCAAGGTGACGCCGCGGCAGTTCGTCTCCCGGCTGCCGATCCGGATCTTCCTCACAGTCCTACTCATCATCGTGGTCTACCCGATGATCTGGATGTTGCTCGGGTCGTTCAAGACCCAGAGCGAGTTCCTCAACGAACCGTTCTGGACCCTCCCGCAGAGCTGGTCGCTGGACAACTACACCGCGGTCTTCGACAGCGGTTTCGGCCAGTACATCCTGAACAGCGTCATCGTCGTCTTCCCCTCCCTCGCCGTCGTACTCATCGTCGGAGTGGCGGCGGGTTTCGCACTGGAAGTGATGGTCTGGAAGGGGCGCGGAACCGTGCTGCTGCTCTTCCTGGCCGGCATCATGGTGCCCACCCAGATGGTGCTGTTGCCGTTGTTCACGATCTATTTCCGTACCGGGCTCACCGGCACATACTGGCCGATGATCCTCACCTACATCGCGACCGGGCTGCCGTTGACGGTCTTCATGATGGCCACGTTCTTCCGGTCGGTACCGCGGGAGATCTTCGAGGCGTCCACTCTGGACGGAGCGAGCATCCTTCGATCGTTCTGGGCGGTGGGCCTGCCGCTCGTGAAGAACGCCGTCTTCACTGTCGGCCTGGTGCAGTTCTTCTTCCTGTGGAACGACCTCTTGATCGCGCTGACCTTCACCAACAGCGACGCCTTACGCACCATTCAGGTGGGGCTGCTGAACTTCACCGGCCAGTACGGTGCTGTGCAGTACGGACCGACCTTCGCGGCCATCGCGGTCAACGTCCTTGGAACAC
It includes:
- a CDS encoding LuxR C-terminal-related transcriptional regulator: MRATTRVAIVDDHELVALAVQNLVDEADGLVFARHATSVAGLVRRMRDADLVLLDLILRDGTDPAENVRLIRDWGADVLVLTSGEDPFLVRNASRAEVLGIVRKSTPRQALVEAVQTAARGELVPTTEWASALDTDPLLAAAPLTFREREVLSLYASGLGARGVAERLFISENTVNDHLRRIRSLYHRLGRSAATKVELYQRGIEDGYVQAPRRD
- a CDS encoding LacI family DNA-binding transcriptional regulator — protein: MTDVARHAGVALGTVSNVLNRPEKVKEGTRRRVLASIAELGFVRNDAARSLAAGTSNTIGIVLADLSNSLFVDIARGAEATVRQHGMNLLIANSDVDVAKQSLNISLFEQSRVAGVLLAPLDTAVVRTNSVLSTTPLVLVNYASEAGTYSGVVADEVHGGYEAARHLIGLGRTRLVFLGGPLMLTAVAQRLAGAQAAVAEIPGVTLEHIETRGLRMTHGRQAGQDILSRPAGFFDGAIAASDLLAVGAIQALDEHHGYEVPNDIAFTGYDNNHFASESAIPVSTISQHGEEMGRVAAQLLINEIQGGPSTLKRTVVIRPDLIPRRSSLGEAWRRD
- a CDS encoding ABC transporter substrate-binding protein, with the protein product MITALTSRRRRFLPLVAVLGAGTLALSACGPAGGGSGAASGTFSYLGQTENTTIIGTLESLAAGQCATENDAAPLTPDKAAGLQFDQKLQLLAGQDALSNMSMAAGTPSLMQQFIDAGQVVDLSAELDKLGVTDKILPAAESTIKALYGQDALYSLPTEFNIEGFWYNKALLADNGVDVPTTWDDLVAAADTLQGAGVQPFSVDGKDGWPVTRLVGNYIARDLGPDALKDVADGKAKLTDPEYVKAADAVAALGTAGYFGEAIGSIDYNAAMNQFLTGKSAFFYMGSWALANFNDEAQNTIGADNIGFAPFPEVAGGKGSIDQVPANVGVPVMFAQKNFGADQEAWLKCIVANYGDTVLTDSGVVSGFALDNPPTDLPETTQTVQQVIQDAPSSILWFEALFTSKGTSVSQTNGGGLGSGTLSGADFMELVQDANDEG
- a CDS encoding carbohydrate ABC transporter permease, which encodes MERVLGDKRAILILLGPALLVYSLIMLVPIVWSLGYTVFDGNPIIGFTFNGFGNFAKFFQDPAAWSAIWFTVRFAIVMTVLQVGAGFGLSLLYVFWLKRSSSAIRTIIFFPIVLPTVAVALLFQRLFEAAPTTGPVNSFLKLFGMNSVDWFGTPDASFWILLLMGLWQSMGFYGVLLYAGLLDIPEEMLESARLDGAGGWKLIRTIVLPLSLPVLLSSIIFSINGTLKVFDSVVALTNGGPGNATTPLTLYMFQTSFTYGQYGYGSTIALMLTILCLLFTVFIFRSTRRDITKG
- a CDS encoding carbohydrate ABC transporter permease, with the translated sequence MAIDTTTIRPRGTRPASDRRDVPRSRKVTPRQFVSRLPIRIFLTVLLIIVVYPMIWMLLGSFKTQSEFLNEPFWTLPQSWSLDNYTAVFDSGFGQYILNSVIVVFPSLAVVLIVGVAAGFALEVMVWKGRGTVLLLFLAGIMVPTQMVLLPLFTIYFRTGLTGTYWPMILTYIATGLPLTVFMMATFFRSVPREIFEASTLDGASILRSFWAVGLPLVKNAVFTVGLVQFFFLWNDLLIALTFTNSDALRTIQVGLLNFTGQYGAVQYGPTFAAIAVNVLGTLFIYLFLNQQVMKGLTAGSVKG